TCTTGCAAGCGCTCGCTCAGGACTTCCACCTCGATTGTGACCCGCTCTCGCGCGAGTACGGCCTGCCGCACACCGGGGCACAGCCGGGCGTTCTGGCGGGCCTCCTCGACGCGCCATGGCGCACGCTGGGGGATACCGTCGAGCGGCTTGAGGCCTTCGCGGTCGATCTCGTCGAGGGGACGCGGCAGCCCCCGGGTCCGGCGTCCCATGACGTGCTCAATTGGCTCAACGCGAGCGTGCGGCCCCGGCTCGTCGGATCGCCGGAAGCCGAAACCGAAAGCCTCCTCGCGGGGCTAGCTGGCCGCTTCATTCCGCCCGGGCCATCTGGTGCGCCGAGCCGCGCACGCCCCGATGTGCTCCCGACGGGCCGTAACTTCTACGCGGTTGATGTCCGCGCGGTGCCCTCGAAAACCGCTTGGGCCATTGGCCGCAAGAGCGCCGATGCGCTGCTCGCGCGGCATTTCCAAGAACATGGCGCATGGCTTCAGACCCTGGTTCTGACCTGCTGGGGCACGGCGAACATGCGCACCGGTGGCGATGACATCGCGCAGGCATTGGCGCTGATCGGGGTGCAACCGCAATGGCAGGGCGGAGCCGGGCGCGTGACCGGTTTTGAGATCATCCCGCTTTCCGATCTCAAGCGGCCACGCGTCGACGTCACCTTGCGCATATCGGGCTTCTTTCGCGACGCCTTCCCGCATCAGATCGATCTGTTCGATAGCGCCTGCCGCGCCGTTGCCGCGCTCGATGAGCCCGCCGACATGAACACCATGGCCGCGCGCGTCCGCGCTGACAGTGATGCGCTTATCGAGGCCGGCAAGAACGAGGATGAAGCGGCGCGCATGGCGGGCTTTCGTGTATTTGGCTCGATGCCGGGCGCCTATGGAGCGGGCCTGCAGGCTCTGATCGATGAAGGTGGCTGGTCGCGTCGCTCGGAATTTGCCGAAGCCTTCATCGCCTGGGGCGGCTATGCCTATGGCGCCGGGCGCCAGGGAGATGCGGAACCTGCGCTGCTCAAAGATCGGCTGCGGGGTGCACAGGCGGTCGTGCAGAACCAGGATAACCGCGAGCATGATCTACTCGACAGCGACGACTACTACCAGTTTGAGGGGGGGCTTGCGGCGACGATTGAAACGCTGGCCGGACGCGCGCCCCAAAGCTACCACATGGACCATTCGCGGCCCGAGACACCCCACGCCCGCACCTTGCAGGAGGAGATCGGACGCGTGGTGCGTGGCCGCGCCTCCAATCCCAAATGGATCGCGGGTGCGATGCGCCATGGCTACAAGGGCGCGTTCGAGATGGCGGCGACGCTGGACTATCTGTTCGCCTTTGCGGCGACGACGCATGCGGTCACCGACCACCACTTCGATGCGCTATTTGAGGCCTACATCGCCGACGATACCGTGCGCACATTTATCGCCGAGGCCAATGCACCGGCGCTGTCGGACATGCTAAGCCGCTTTCAGGAAGCACTCGATCGAGGGCTATGGAGCCCGAGGCGGAACGCAACCCAAACACTGCTGTCGAACCTGATCAGCCAGCCAAAGGAGGCTGCCGAATGACCGAGATGACCGAAGAGCAGCTTGACGCGCGCCATGCGGAAAAGATGCGCAAGAAAAAGGCCGCGCGTGACAAGATCATCGCCACCAAGACAATCGAACGCGGACTGCTGATCGTCCACACCGGCAAGGGCAAGGGCAAATCCACCGCCGCATTCGGGATGGTCTTTCGCGCCTTGGGTCACGGCCAGAAGGTGGGCGTCGTGCAGTTCGTCAAGGGCAAATGGGAAACCGGCGAGCGCGCTGTGCTCGAACGGTTCTCCGATCTGGTGACTATCAACACGATGGGCGAAGGCTTCACCTGGGAAACCCAGGACCGCCAGCGGGACATTGCCGCAGCCCGTTCAGCATGGGAAAAGGCCAAGGAACTGATAACCGGCGGCGCGCACAAACTGGTCTTACTTGATGAGCTGAACATCGTGCT
The Pseudomonadota bacterium genome window above contains:
- the cobO gene encoding cob(I)yrinic acid a,c-diamide adenosyltransferase, whose product is MTEMTEEQLDARHAEKMRKKKAARDKIIATKTIERGLLIVHTGKGKGKSTAAFGMVFRALGHGQKVGVVQFVKGKWETGERAVLERFSDLVTINTMGEGFTWETQDRQRDIAAARSAWEKAKELITGGAHKLVLLDELNIVLRYGYIEPAEVIAFLTSSRPDDVHVIITGRNAPDELVEIADLVTEMTQVKHPFRSGVKAQAGIEF